The sequence ATCGGCTACCCGGTGGCAATTGAAGCCATTTCGTTAATTTATAATAAAGATTTAGTTAAAGAAGCTCCTAAATCTTGGGAAGAAATTATCGAGTTAGATAAAAAACTTAAAAAAGAGGGTAAAAATGCCATTATGTGGAATTTAGCCGAACCATATTTCACTTGGCCTATTGCTGCTTCAAACGGAGCTTATGCGTTTAAATTTGCTGATGGCAAATATGATGCAAAAGATATTGGTGTGAACAATGAAGGCGCAGTAAAAGCATTACAATTTGTCGTTGATATGGTTAAAAATAAACATATTAGTGCCGATATGGACTATGCTGTAGCTGAAGCCTCTTTTAACAAAGGACAAACAGCATTAACAATCAATGGTCCTTGGTCTTGGGGAAATATTGATAAAAGCGGTATTAAATACGGTGTAGCTCTACTACCAACATTAAATGGTCAAGCCTCTAAACCATTCGTTGGAGTATTAAGTGCCGGCATTAACAGCTCAAGTCCAAACAAAGATTTAGCGAAAGAATTCTTAGAAAATTACTTACTAACAGATGAAGGTCTAGATGCTGTGAATAAAGATAAACCTTTAGGTGCAGTTGCATTAAAATCTTACCAAGAAAAATTGGCAGCCGATCCACGCATTGCAGCCACTATGGAAAATGCGAAAAATGGTGAAATTATGCCAAATATCCCACAGATGTCTTCCTTCTGGTATGCCGAAAAATCCGCTATCAACAATGCGGTGACAGGGCGTCAACCTGTAAAAGAAGCATTAGATGATGCACATTCCCGCATTCAAAAACAATAATAATCCTTCATTATTCAGAGTGGGTTAGCTTATAACTCACTCATTTTTTAGATTCGCCCCAAGTATAGTAAAAAAATGCAGTAAAAAATTCGAGGTGCTATTATGCTGACTCACCCCCCATCCAAACCAACTAATTGGCTCAAATATCTCTTCGCAGGACTAGTATTACTCCTTGACTTCTATCTTGTTGTATTAATGTACTCACAAGGTGAATATCTTTTTGCTATTTTAACACTTATTATTCTTACTTCTGGCGTATATATTTTTACCAATAAAAATG comes from Mannheimia granulomatis and encodes:
- the malE gene encoding maltose/maltodextrin ABC transporter substrate-binding protein MalE → MKNKCVKFTLTTLATLVFSGTVMAKMTEGKLVIWINGDKGYNGLAEVGKTFEKDTGIQVLVEHPDKLEEKFAQVASTDDGPDIMFWAHDRFGGYAQSGLLAEVNVSKEFKDKFVDFAWDAETYNGKIIGYPVAIEAISLIYNKDLVKEAPKSWEEIIELDKKLKKEGKNAIMWNLAEPYFTWPIAASNGAYAFKFADGKYDAKDIGVNNEGAVKALQFVVDMVKNKHISADMDYAVAEASFNKGQTALTINGPWSWGNIDKSGIKYGVALLPTLNGQASKPFVGVLSAGINSSSPNKDLAKEFLENYLLTDEGLDAVNKDKPLGAVALKSYQEKLAADPRIAATMENAKNGEIMPNIPQMSSFWYAEKSAINNAVTGRQPVKEALDDAHSRIQKQ